From the genome of Lotus japonicus ecotype B-129 chromosome 6, LjGifu_v1.2, one region includes:
- the LOC130725192 gene encoding uncharacterized protein LOC130725192, whose translation MDLLVDAGLMKTVKDIGRCFSQLLRKFIVNIPTDCDDDSSSEFMKVYVRGKCVNFSPEVVNEFLGRSPVAGTDEEPGLNRVAKTLTGKMVKKWTKKGLLPFGKLTTMYVVLFKIGCANWMATNHFSGVTPPLARMLYLIGTRGEFDFGKLVFDQTLKHAGSYAVRLPILFPCLLSELIVKQHPHVVRADEPQGKRPLPLKFDYHLFAGTHVPDIVLSASKGSASTSGTQAVGSSKDDILAEFRAVSKSLDDTIQACKIRKLNVDKLIKAMTQVPAAAAEEGNIAEDTEHVEDDTAAVEEEEAQYETAGEHDGESEKENEESDAEEKEDVTGSTSSATRSTYL comes from the coding sequence ATGGATCTGTTGGTTGATGCAGGTTTGATGAAGACTGTCAAGGACATTGGCAGATGCTTCTCTCAATTACTTAGGAAATTCATTGTGAATATCCCTACTGACTGTGATGATGATAGTAGCTCTGAGTTCATGAAGGTCTATGTCAGAGGAAAGTGTGTAAATTTCTCTCCTGAAGTTGTTAATGAGTTTTTGGGAAGAAGTCCGGTTGCTGGAACCGATGAAGAACCTGGTTTGAATAGGGTTGCTAAGACCCTGACTGGCAAGATGGTCAAGAAGTGGACAAAGAAAGGATTGCTTCCCTTTGGGAAGTTAACTACCATGTATGTTGTCCTCTTCAAGATTGGCTGTGCAAATTGGATGGCCACCAATCACTTCTCTGGTGTAACTCCTCCCCTTGCCCGAATGCTCTATCTGATTGGTACTCGTGGTGAGTTTGATTTTGGCAAACTTGTTTTTGACCAGACTCTGAAGCATGCAGGTTCTTATGCTGTGAGACTGCCAATCCTGTTTCCATGCCTCTTGTCTGAACTAATTGTCAAACAACACCCTCATGTTGTGAGGGCTGATGAACCACAAGGTAAGAGACCTTTGCCTCTCAAGTTTGATTATCACTTGTTTGCTGGGACACATGTTCCAGACATTGTGCTATCTGCATCAAAGGGTTCCGCTAGTACCAGTGGTACTCAGGCAGTTGGTTCAAGCAAAGATGATATTTTGGCTGAATTTAGGGCTGTCTCCAAGTCCTTGGATGACACTATTCAGGCTTGCAAGATTAGGAAGCTGAATGTGGACAAGCTCATCAAGGCCATGACACAGGttcctgctgctgctgctgaggAAGGTAATATTGCAGAGGATACTGAGCATGTTGAGGATGACACTGCTGCtgttgaggaagaggaagctcAGTATGAGACTGCTGGAGAACATGATGGTGAGTCTGAAAAGGAAAATGAGGAGTCTGATGCAGAAGAAAAAGAGGATGTCACTGGCTCCACAAGTTCTGCCACTCGTAGCACATATCTTTAA